CTTATCCATATCTCCAGGTTATGAGCTAACAGATTGGAGCATTTCTAAAGGTTCTAGAGGTTTTAGGAACTTTCTTGTATTTAAAAACCATTTAAACTTTTCCAGTCCCGCAGGGACTGCGAGAAAAGTAAAAGAGAAACCTGCCTAATCACAAGTTCTAAACCTTATTGACTCTCTTACAGAACTGGAAACTATGCGACCAGTTGTTTATCATTTCCTTATGAAGATGAAATGCAGAACTTTACTAGCGGTTATAACCTTACTGCTAAACAGCAATATTTCCTTTTCCACCAACTTTTTACTATTGAGTGAGATCAGAGAAGGTCAAAAAGGAGTAGGTATCACCAGATGGAATGATGACAAAATCAAGGAATTTGAAATTGAAATTGTAAGTATCTTAAAGAGCACTCCTAAGTCGGGAGTGATAATTGCCAGAATAAATGATGAAGAGATAAGAAACACGGGTGTTGTTGCTGGAATGAGTGGAAGTCCGGTTTATGTTAACAACAAGATAATTGGAGCTATTTCCTTCACTTGGACATTCCTCAAAGAACCAATGGTAGGCATAACCCCACTAGAAGAAATGATTCCTCTTGAAAAGTATGCAATGAATGAAATCTTTCTACCCAGCAGTATCAAATACACTACCCCCATACTTGCAAGTGGTATTTCCAAGACCACAAAGGAAATACTTGAGTCCAAGCTGAGCAAGTGGAATGTTCTACTTGTAGAGTCATTCTCCTCGTTTACTACCAAAGAGAAGGATAGAAACTCCTCAATCTTTAGACCTGGTGATGGAATAGGTATAAACTTAGTCAGCGGAGATATTGAACTTACTGTTATCGGAACAGTAACCTACATTGAGAGCAATAAAGTTTTCGGCCTAGGACACCCTGCATTTCTTATTGGCAAAACCTCAATACCCATATCCACAGTGGAGACAGTAGCAATTGTCCCAAGACAGAATTTATCTTTTAAAATAGCCGTGCCCAGAGAGATTGTAGGAAGCCTAGAGTTTGACGGAGGGAGCGGAGTATTCTGCGTATTAGGCAAAAAAGCTCCATTAGTCAAAGCAACAGTAAACGTTGACAGAAAAAACCTCTACACTTACTATCTCGCTAAAGACAACAATCTCCTTCCCATCCTTCTATCCGCTGTCGTAAACGAATCTATCCTGAGAACCAAGGCACTTGGAGGAGAAGGAAATGTTGAACTTAAATGCTCACTCTCCTTCAAATTTGAAGGCTTGGACAAAGAGTTCGCTTTAGATTTCAAGGACATAGTGCCCGTCTATCAGTTAGGCCAGGGTTATGCTATCTCACTATCCGATGTAAACTCAATACTTGAATTTCTAATGTATAACCCTCTCTTTAAAGTTGACATAAACAGAATACACATTGATGTTGAAACGAAACCCCTAGATGTAGGATTTATTGCATTTGTGATACCCTCCAAAGTCACTGTCTCCCCTGGAGAAGAATTAAAGATCAGTGTAGGCATAAAAAAGCTTAGGGGAGATATAATACTTAGAGAATTCAAAGTAAAGATACCAACATGGGTAGCAAGCGGAACTAAAATCACAATAGGAGCAGTGAACAAAGCATTGAGAAGCATACAGAAAATAAACTCCTATCCTGAGGCAATAACCTTTGATACCTACGAGAAACTCTATAACTTTATCTCCGAAGATCTCAGAGTTGAGAAACTTGTGCTCTACCTAGAAATACCATCTGCTAGCTATGCAAGCGGAGGCTACGTTTACGAACTCCTCCCCAACTACCTCTCAACAGCCTTCGCTCTCACACCCAGGTCTAAGAATCTCATCCCCTTCATAGTAGAAGAGGAAATAACAGAAGAATTTCCAATAGGCGGAATATCATCAACCTCAGTATTCGTGAAATAATGAAATATTAACTCCATTCCAGTTCTGTCCTTACTCTAGGGTAGATAGAGAGTAAGGTATCCCATTGGTTAAAGAAAAAATCTTCACAACCTTAGGATTAGTCGGATCTGAGAGCTCAAAAACCTTTATAGCATAACCATACCTTAAAGCGTAAAGATAGTTATCAATTATGGAAAACCTAGCTAAAGATCCCCCCATAGAAGCACCACCATTAACAGAACCTACAGCATCAGAAACTCCTACCATAGCATCACAGCATCCCCAGTGAACAACATCATCAAAGTAGTCGTAGTTAAAAGTAACAACATTAGATAGCACCTTAACCAAAGTAGGATAGGTCCCTTCTCAATAAAAGCTCAGTGTGGAGTGAAGCTTTATAACTGACTATATACCTAACAACTAAGAAGAATAGACAACCAGAAAGTTCAGGAAAGCTTGTTTGTTTACCTAATAGAAATTAGGCTTTATTACTTAGTAAAAATAATTTGAAAAGAAAGCACCCTTTTATTTATCTTTATACCAAAGTTTGAAGGAGCACTATGGAGCATAGGATAGAAATAGGAGTGATAGGAGGTAGTGGCCTTTACGCATTTTCATCAGCTAAGGTAATTGATGAAGTAGAAATTGACACTCCATTTGGAAAACCCTCAGATAAAATAACCATTGTTGATGTTGAAGGTAGGAAAGTTGCTTTCTTACCAAGGCATGGCAGAGGACACATTTATCCTCCTACTAAAATACCAATGAAGGCAAATATATGGGCACTGAAGTTCTTGGGAGTTAGAAAGCTTATAGGGGTAAGCGCTGTTGGTAGCTTACGAGAAGAACTAAAACCAATGGAGTTTGTAATACCATCACAACTGATTGACTTTACAAGGTGGAGAGAACTTACCTTCTTTTCCACTGGACTTGTTGGTCATGTTTCAATGGCAGATCCTTTCTGCAACGAACTTTCAAGACAGATAAAGGAAATAGCTAGTAAACATCTTCCTGAGATTGTAATACACACAGGAAAAACCTACATAACCATAGAAGGTCCTCAGTTCTCAAGCAGAGCAGAGAGCAATTTGTTTAGACAATGGGGGGCAGACGTAATAGGTATGACTGCCTCAGGTGAAGCAAAACTCGCAAGAGAAGCTGAAATGTGCTACTCACTGATATCAATGGTCACAGACTACGATTGCTGGTATGAAGGACATGAAGACGTAAATGCGGAAATGGTTATGGAGTATATGAGAAAGAACACTGACAACATCCTCAAACTCCTACCAGTTATAATAAAGAATATCAATATTTCTAAATGCTCTTGTGAGGAATCCGCTAAGTTCGCAATCGTAACTTCAAAAGACAGGATACCACAAGAGATCAAAAGAGCTTTAGCTATTTTCTACGAAAAATATTGGAGCTAGGGATTATGACGAGATTACTTATCTTAGGTGCACCAGGAGCTGGCAAAGGCACACAAAGTAAGTTAATCAGTGAAAAACTAGGTATACCCCACATCTCAACTGGTGACATATTAAGAAGTGAGATATCCTCCGGAACTCCCCTAGGAAACAAAGTCAAGGAATACGTTGAGAGTGGGAAACTAGTACCAGACGAAATAATAGCAGATGTCCTACTAGAAGAAATAAAAAAAGAGAAATACAAAAATGGATACATACTGGATGGCTTCCCAAGAAATCTAAACCAAGTGAAAATAATGGAAGAAAAAGGAATAGAAATTGATAAAGTCATCTTTATTGACACTTCCGAGGATGAGATCCTAAGAAGAGTAACCGGAAGAAGAGTATGCCTAAACTGCGGAAGCGTATACAACATCTACTACAATCCCCCAAAGGAAGAAAACAAATGCAACAAGTGCGGTAGCGAACTTTCACAGAGAAAGGACGATAGCGAGGAAGTTGTAAAATCTAGGCTTGAAACATTTAACAAAGATACACTGCCGGTCGTGAAATATTACGAAAGTAAAAAGATTCTGCTTATAGTTAACGGAAATAAAAGCTTTGACGATATAAAAAATGAAATACTTTCTGTACTTGGGGTGTAGAGGTGTATGGCTAAAGACGATGTTTTGAAGTTTGAAGGAGTAGTTGTAAAGCAACTGCCTAACTCAATATTTAAGGTTAAGCTTGATAACGGAAAAGAAGTCATAGCCCACCCTTCGGGCAAAATAAGGCTTAACTCAATAAAGATAATTGAAGGAGATAGAGTGATAATAGAATTCTCACCATACGATTTGACAAAGGGCAGAATAGTCTACAGGTATAAATAACCAACTATGATTGATGAAGGAGAGATAGTATACCTCTATAACTCGGATAGAGCAAAGTACCCAATATCCTACAAAAAAGGCTATTACTTTCAGTGTCACTTAGGTAAAATTGTCTTACCCGAGAAATTAAACTGGGGGGATGTCTTAGAAACAAACAAAGGACACAAGTTTTTTGTCCTGAAACCATCCATAGAGGACCTAGTTCTCAATGTCAAAAGAAAAACAAACATAATGTATCCTAAAGATATTGGATACATTTTAATGAACTCAACGATAAAGGATGGAAGCAAAGTTTTGGAAGTAGGCACTGGTTCAGGAGCTATGACATCCGTATTAGCTATAATAGTTGGACCTAATGGCAAAGTTTTTTCGTTTGACAAAAACGAAGAACACCTTGAAAACGCTAGGAAAAACATTGAAAGATACGGACTACAAGATAGAGTTGTCCTGCAACTAAGAGACGTTGCTTCCGAAGGATTTGGAGTTGAAAACGCAGATTGCGTAATAGTTGACCTACCAGAACCGTGGAACATCATACCACACGCAAAAAAATCCTTAAAGCCAGGATCATCAATATCAATAGTAGTTCCTACCGTAGAACAGGTGCAAGCAACATTTAAATCACTAAAAGAACACAATTTCACCAGAATAAAGTGTGTAGAAATACTAGAAAGGGAAATCTACCTAAGAGAAGGCATAACACGCCCTAGGGAGAGAATGGTCTCACATACAGTGTATATCATACTTGCATACAATACCATAATTTAGAACAAAAGGATCACATCTCAACTTGTCCAAGAGTATCTTGCACTTGAGCTTCCTCAAAAGCCTTTTTCCTAGCCCTACAAGACGGACATTCCATACAAGGCTTTACAACATTACCAAGATACCTAGGAGAATAACAACTCCAGGTAAGCTCAAAAGGCACTCCCAACCTTTTAGCAAGCAAAACAATATCCCTCTTTGCAAGACTAACAAAAGGAGTATGAACAACCACTCTCTTCCTATCAAAAGCAAACTTGGAGCCAGTATTAAGAACTACCTCAAGAGCAGATGCCCATTCCGGACGAGTATCAGGATAGTTAGGAGAATCACTAGCATGAACGCCAAAAACTATGTTGGTAATATCCTTCATCTCACACACAATTCCCGCTATAACCCCCAAGAGTGTATTCCTCATCGGAACATAAGTAGAAATTACCCCACTACTAGGATAATCATCCTCAATGATACCAAAGTTTCCGACTAAAGAAGAGGAAGAAAACAAAAACTTCAGCCCAGTTATGTCTATCTCTATCCTCTCAAAATCAAACTCATCACACAGCTTTCTTGAAAGAAAGACCTCAACATCATGCTTCTGTCCGTATACTACATTAAGAGCAAAAACCTTACTAAACCTATCTCTAGCCCAAAACAACGCAGTAGTACTGTCTAAACCCCCAGAATGTAAAACCACCGCTCTGTCATCCATACTCCAATTTTAAATAACCACCAAAATCTCTCTCTAACTGCCAAATATATAAGCTTCCTTCTCCCCCCAAACCTCTTAACCACAACCCTACCAGTAGCCCGGCTACCCTACCCCCTAAGACCTGCTTCAGATGTAGAAAAAATATACACCTATCTTAAATAATGATAGGGAAATATGGCTAAAGAGACGATTCTTGTCATAGACGATGAGGAGAAGATAAGGGAAGGGTTAAAAACAATATTTGAGCTAGAGGGTTATAATGTAATAACTTCAAGCGATGGCGAGGATGGGATAAGGAAGATAAACACTGAAAAAGTTGACCTAGTAATCCTTGACTTAAAGATGCCTAATATCACTGGTTACGAATTCCTAAAAATTGTTTCAAAAACAGATCCATTTTTACCAATCATAATCCTTACAGCTTATGGATCGGTAGAAGAGGCGGTAAATTTGACAAAACAAGGAGCTTTTGACTACTTTATAAAGCCACCTGATGTTGATAAACTTCTAATTTCCGTAGGCAAAGCTCTTGACATAAGGAAAAGCCTTTTAGAGAAAAACAAAGAGAAGGCAACATTACCAAAAAACGCACTTGATGCAATAATAGGGGAGAGTGAAGAAATAAAGCAAATAAAGGACTTAGTTAGGCGAGTAGCAGGGACTGACGCAACTGTTCTTATAACAGGTGAATCTGGAACAGGAAAGGAACTGATAGCAAACGCTATCCACGCACTAAGTCCTAGAAGAGATGGACCTTTTGTGAAAGTAAATTGCGGGAGTATCCCCGAGACTTTGCTTGAAGCTGAACTTTTCGGACATGAAAAAGGTGCATTTACCGGAGCAATAACCCGCAGAAAAGGAAGATTTGAACTTGCTAACGGTGGAACAATATTTCTTGATGAAATAGGAGAGGTATCTCCCAAACTGCAAGTCGCTCTACTCAGGGTGCTTCAGGAAAAGGAATTTCAGAGAGTTGGTGGAGAAGAAGACATAAAGGTTGATGTAAGAGTCATAGTAGCAACGAACAAGAATCTTGAAGAAGAGGTGAGAAAGAATAACTTTAGAGAAGACTTATACTACAGAATAAATATCATAACCATACACATACCGCCACTTAGACAAAGAAAAACTGACATACCTATACTTGCAACCCACTTCCTGAAGATGTACTCAGAAACCTATAAGAAAAGCGTAAGAACACTATCAAAGGATCTACTTGACATTCTCATCTCCTACTCTTGGCCCGGCAACGTAAGAGAATTGCAAAATTTCATTGAAAGTGCGGTAATAATGTGTAACAAAGACGAACTTACCCCCGAGTGTATACCAACACACTACAAAGCTAAACTTCTATCTCCAAAGATAGTTAGTATACCGGAATACCCACAGAAACAAACTCTCCTCAATCCAAAGAAACCAATAATTGTAGTAGAGGTTGGGAAAACACTTGAAGAGATTGAAAGAAATGTAATAGAAGAAACTCTGAAATTCACAAACTACAATAAATCAAAAACTGCAAGAATTTTAGGAATAACTAGAAAAACACTACTAATGAAAATAGAGAAATTTGGCCTAAATAGAAGGGATAATAGCCTTTAGGATACCAGCAACCTCTTTGCAAGTTTTAAATTCAATTCTTGAATTTTTCTCAACGAAGTCACGTGCCTCCTCCGTAAGTGGCGCAGATGATATTATTAAAACCTTATCACAATTATTTTCTATAGACTTTTGGTTTATATCCACAACCGCTATCTTTCCTATCTCGTTTGTCCCCCACCTTCTTATGGCAACATAATACTTTTCCGGCTCCTTATGTCTAGTGCAAATGTAGTCTACTCCTTCAGACTCCACAAACACCTCTGTCAGAAGTTTTTGGTTTATATTAAACCCTAAAGCCTTGACAAGCTCATCACATATAGTCAAAAACGTTTGAGAATCAAGTCTTTCAACAAACATATTACAAACATCCTCTTCTTCTTCAACAGAAAGTCCCTGCCCAGCTGTCTTCAGGATCCCATCCACCTTGGAAACGTGTAGCTCTAGTTGACTCTGAACCTCCTTGATTATCTCTGGAACATTCAACCTCTCACCTTCCTTCTTCTTTGGATAGAAAGCCTCTCTTATCTCCTCTACTCTCAACGAGGAGTTCAACCAAGAATTTACATAGTTTTCAATCTCCCTTATTGGTTTTAGATCATAGCTCTTCATCTCCTTCTTCAATCTTACACTCTCTATCGCACCATCTATGAAAGGAGATACCGAATTTATAACCGCTTCACTTATCTCATATTCTCTCAAAGTAGACAACATAGCCTTAGCATCCTCATACCTAGAAAAGTATAGATATGTCATGAATATACCAAACCCTATTTCCTTTATAACCCTTTCCAGATTCTTTGAAACTGCAAAAGTCAAAAACTGATCCCAATAGTTTATAGCTTCATTAAAACCCTTGAGATACAAGTTAGAGTAAATAATTATTTTGTAAACTATACACATCACAGCATCAGGTATCCCTTCCTCAGTTTTCAGAATAGAGACTAGATCTATAGCCCTTTTGTAACCACCAAGCTTAAGTAAAGTGAATGCCAAAATAACTCTCGTCTTAAAACTTTTAGAGTGAAGCGCCTTCTCCAATAGTTCAATAGCATCACCGTATTTTCCCAACTCAAGCTTTGTTAAAGCAAAGTCTGTAAGAAAATCAGCCTCCTTTGAATAAAATGGTAAAACTCTCTGACCAAAAGTCTCCGCTAGTCTAAAATTTTCCTCACTAAACAAAATTCTAAATAAGTAATAGTTCACATCCTTATCAGCGGGAAGAAAATAAGAAGCATAATAAAGATAGTAAAAAGCTTCTCTAATTTTTTTCTCTTCAAGGAAAAGCAACCCAACATTCTTAAGAACATCTCCTTTAGTTGTTACAGGAGGAAATACATCCTTCTCCAAAAGCTTGAGATAATACCCTATCGCCTCAAGATTATTCTTAAGTAGCCTATTAACCTCTCCTAATTCATATATAACTCTAATGTCATCACGGCTTTTCTGAAACATCTTCAACAGTCTCTTCAAAGCCTCCTCATACCTTCCCTTACTTTTTAACTCCTCAACTATTTTGTATTGATTTTTATACATTCCAGCAAACACCATATAAGCAACAACGGCTAAGATTAAAGCTATCTGCAATGCTATAAGTATCTCCATAGATTACTAATAATTTTCGTAATCCTAAACCAAAGACATTAACCTCTTAAGCCAAAAACTTAGAAAAAAACCCCTCTTCAACAAAAACACTATACACAGAAGAGTACGGGCAGGAAGGGGGAACCTGCCCGGGAAGGAGGTGTGGAAAATTCTTAATTCTCAATACAAATATACAAGATTTTTACAAAAAATCAAGTCCTGCAAGTTTGAATATCAAAGCCCCTGTTGAAATCTAGTAGCTAATGGGATTTATAATTACTCTTACTGTTATGAGGAAAGGAATAATACTTGCTGGAGGTAGCGGAACCAGGCTCTATCCCGTAACAAAAGCTGTCAGTAAACAGCTCTTACCGGTTTACGATAAACCAATGATATACTACCCTTTCTCAACTCTACTACTTGCAGGAATAAAAGATATACTTATAATCTCCAACCCTGAGTTTATAGATCTTTACAAAAGATTATTCGGTGACGGTAAATTCATTGGTGTAAATATTGAGTATAAAGTCCAAGAAAAGCCTAGAGGTATAGCTGAAGCTTTTATAATTGGCGAAGATTTCATAAGGGGAAGCAAGGTTTGCTTAATACTAGGAGATAACATATTTTTTGGACAAGGATTTACCGCTATGCTTGAGAGAGCAAACTCTACCGAAGGGGCATGCATATTCGGCTACTACGTCAAGGACCCGAGAAGCTACGGAGTTGTAGAGATTGACAAAGATGGAAAACCCATTTCCATTGAAGAAAAGCCACTTAAGCCAAAATCCAATTATGCCGTTACCGGACTCTACTTCTACGACGAAGAGGTTGTAAGCATTGCAAAGTCACTAAAGCCCTCTTCTAGGGGTGAACTGGAGATTACAGATGTTAACAGAATATACCTTGAGAAAAACAAACTAAATGTGATTCTTTTCGGCAGAGGTTTTGCATGGTTTGATGCAGGAACACACGATGGACTCCTTGAAGCATCAAATTTCATAGAAACCATCCAAAAAAGACAATTGCTCTATGTCGGGTGTATTGAAGAGATTGCTTTCAGAAAAGGGTTTATCACAAGAGAACAACTTCTAAAGCTAGGAAAAGAACTTGAAAAAACTGACTACGGGAAATACCTCATAGACATCGCAGAATTGGCGAAATAGCAACAGAGTAAAAACCTAAGAAGTTTGATATGAAGCGAAAGAAGTATGGAAACTGAAATTTATTGAAACATTCGCAGTTAACTTGAAATTTTCCGAAAATAACATATAGAATGTCTTTATGTCTTAATGGGGTTGTAGCTCAGCCTGGTCAGAGCGCTGGTCTGTCACACCAGAGGTCGCGGGTTCAAGTCCCGTCAACCCCGCTTCTTATTCTGCATCAAGACCTATGAAGTTCCTATATGAAGAAAGATTTCCTTTCTTCCAAAGACATAAACCTTCAAGAGATTGAAAGGCTCTTTTTGTTATCCTCCAAGTTAAAAAAAAACCGTTCTAGATTCAACTCAGCGCTATCGGGAAAAACAATCCTACTGATTTTTGACAAACCTTCTACGAGAACGAAAGTATCCTTTTTTGTCGGAATAAGTGAACTTGGTGGAGTTCCACTGTCTATCCAATCCTCTGAACTTCAGATAGGTAGAGGTGAAACTATTGAAGATACCGCTAAAGTTTTCTCAAGGTATGCCCACGGAATAGTAATAAGAACATTTGAACAGGAAAAGGTTGAAAAACTGGCAAAGAACTTTAAATATCCTGTTATAAATGCCTTGACAAATTACGAGCACCCATGCCAAGCCCTAGCCGATGTTTTCACAATATACGAGAAACTAAAAAAATTTGACATAAAACTTACGTATCTCGGAGATTTCAACAATGTAGCAAGGTCACTATTTCTTATGCTCTCAACTCTAAGAACAAGGGAACTCTGCTTTTCAGGTCCTGCTGAATTTTTTGACAAAAATCTTGAAGCTGAAATTAGTGTTTTATCAAAAGGTGCTACAAAGTTCTACGTTGAACTTGATCCAAAAAAAGCAGTGTATGGAGCAGACATAATTTACACGGACGTATGGGTAAGCATGGGATTTGAGGAGCAGGAGAAGGAAAGAGAAACCCTTATGAGCCCATATCAGGTTAACAAAGAACTTATGTCACACACTGGGAAAAAGACATTGTTTATGCACTGTCTACCCGCTAAAAGAGGCAAAGAAGTAACGGATGAAGTTATGGACTCCGATATATCAATAGTTTTCGACCAAGCAGAAAACAGACTACACACCCAGAAAGCCCTGCTAATAATGCTTTACGAAAAACTCAGAATCTAAAACCTCAGAAGATCTTCCCTAAAGTCAGAAAAATCATCCTTCAGCACTTTCTCACTCTCAGGCTTAGAGTCAAACTCAAAAGCTCGCTCACTTTCACTTGACCTAACATACTCTTTAAGGTGGACGTTACACTCCTCTACCGGCTCTGTGCCTACTATAAAGAATTCAGACCTAGTATTTGTACAAAGAGGTGAGGCAATTTTTCCCGATTCTTGGCATATTTCAACTGTTACTATACCTGACATTGAAGGAGATGGTATTGGAGGAGCAGTTATTTTTCTGTAGACTTCTCTCATATACTCGCCAAACACAGGAGCAGCAACTGTCCCACCTACTACTCCTCTACCCATTGAGACTGTTGATTTATCAAAACCAAACCATATCGCAGTAACCAACCCACTTCCAGTAAATCCTATAAACCACGCATCTCGCCAGTAAGACGTAGTACCAGTCTTACCAGCCGCATCTCCATAAAACCCTACACTCCTTACTAAGGCTCCAGTCCCTCTAATCACAACATCTCTCATCATTGATGTCACAATGAAAGCTGTTT
Above is a genomic segment from Brevinematia bacterium containing:
- a CDS encoding SpoIVB peptidase S55 domain-containing protein; translated protein: MKMKCRTLLAVITLLLNSNISFSTNFLLLSEIREGQKGVGITRWNDDKIKEFEIEIVSILKSTPKSGVIIARINDEEIRNTGVVAGMSGSPVYVNNKIIGAISFTWTFLKEPMVGITPLEEMIPLEKYAMNEIFLPSSIKYTTPILASGISKTTKEILESKLSKWNVLLVESFSSFTTKEKDRNSSIFRPGDGIGINLVSGDIELTVIGTVTYIESNKVFGLGHPAFLIGKTSIPISTVETVAIVPRQNLSFKIAVPREIVGSLEFDGGSGVFCVLGKKAPLVKATVNVDRKNLYTYYLAKDNNLLPILLSAVVNESILRTKALGGEGNVELKCSLSFKFEGLDKEFALDFKDIVPVYQLGQGYAISLSDVNSILEFLMYNPLFKVDINRIHIDVETKPLDVGFIAFVIPSKVTVSPGEELKISVGIKKLRGDIILREFKVKIPTWVASGTKITIGAVNKALRSIQKINSYPEAITFDTYEKLYNFISEDLRVEKLVLYLEIPSASYASGGYVYELLPNYLSTAFALTPRSKNLIPFIVEEEITEEFPIGGISSTSVFVK
- the mtnP gene encoding S-methyl-5'-thioadenosine phosphorylase — translated: MEHRIEIGVIGGSGLYAFSSAKVIDEVEIDTPFGKPSDKITIVDVEGRKVAFLPRHGRGHIYPPTKIPMKANIWALKFLGVRKLIGVSAVGSLREELKPMEFVIPSQLIDFTRWRELTFFSTGLVGHVSMADPFCNELSRQIKEIASKHLPEIVIHTGKTYITIEGPQFSSRAESNLFRQWGADVIGMTASGEAKLAREAEMCYSLISMVTDYDCWYEGHEDVNAEMVMEYMRKNTDNILKLLPVIIKNINISKCSCEESAKFAIVTSKDRIPQEIKRALAIFYEKYWS
- a CDS encoding adenylate kinase, which encodes MTRLLILGAPGAGKGTQSKLISEKLGIPHISTGDILRSEISSGTPLGNKVKEYVESGKLVPDEIIADVLLEEIKKEKYKNGYILDGFPRNLNQVKIMEEKGIEIDKVIFIDTSEDEILRRVTGRRVCLNCGSVYNIYYNPPKEENKCNKCGSELSQRKDDSEEVVKSRLETFNKDTLPVVKYYESKKILLIVNGNKSFDDIKNEILSVLGV
- the infA gene encoding translation initiation factor IF-1, which produces MAKDDVLKFEGVVVKQLPNSIFKVKLDNGKEVIAHPSGKIRLNSIKIIEGDRVIIEFSPYDLTKGRIVYRYK
- a CDS encoding tRNA (adenine-N1)-methyltransferase — encoded protein: MIDEGEIVYLYNSDRAKYPISYKKGYYFQCHLGKIVLPEKLNWGDVLETNKGHKFFVLKPSIEDLVLNVKRKTNIMYPKDIGYILMNSTIKDGSKVLEVGTGSGAMTSVLAIIVGPNGKVFSFDKNEEHLENARKNIERYGLQDRVVLQLRDVASEGFGVENADCVIVDLPEPWNIIPHAKKSLKPGSSISIVVPTVEQVQATFKSLKEHNFTRIKCVEILEREIYLREGITRPRERMVSHTVYIILAYNTII
- the queC gene encoding 7-cyano-7-deazaguanine synthase QueC produces the protein MDDRAVVLHSGGLDSTTALFWARDRFSKVFALNVVYGQKHDVEVFLSRKLCDEFDFERIEIDITGLKFLFSSSSLVGNFGIIEDDYPSSGVISTYVPMRNTLLGVIAGIVCEMKDITNIVFGVHASDSPNYPDTRPEWASALEVVLNTGSKFAFDRKRVVVHTPFVSLAKRDIVLLAKRLGVPFELTWSCYSPRYLGNVVKPCMECPSCRARKKAFEEAQVQDTLGQVEM
- a CDS encoding sigma-54 dependent transcriptional regulator; translated protein: MAKETILVIDDEEKIREGLKTIFELEGYNVITSSDGEDGIRKINTEKVDLVILDLKMPNITGYEFLKIVSKTDPFLPIIILTAYGSVEEAVNLTKQGAFDYFIKPPDVDKLLISVGKALDIRKSLLEKNKEKATLPKNALDAIIGESEEIKQIKDLVRRVAGTDATVLITGESGTGKELIANAIHALSPRRDGPFVKVNCGSIPETLLEAELFGHEKGAFTGAITRRKGRFELANGGTIFLDEIGEVSPKLQVALLRVLQEKEFQRVGGEEDIKVDVRVIVATNKNLEEEVRKNNFREDLYYRINIITIHIPPLRQRKTDIPILATHFLKMYSETYKKSVRTLSKDLLDILISYSWPGNVRELQNFIESAVIMCNKDELTPECIPTHYKAKLLSPKIVSIPEYPQKQTLLNPKKPIIVVEVGKTLEEIERNVIEETLKFTNYNKSKTARILGITRKTLLMKIEKFGLNRRDNSL
- a CDS encoding restriction endonuclease codes for the protein MEILIALQIALILAVVAYMVFAGMYKNQYKIVEELKSKGRYEEALKRLLKMFQKSRDDIRVIYELGEVNRLLKNNLEAIGYYLKLLEKDVFPPVTTKGDVLKNVGLLFLEEKKIREAFYYLYYASYFLPADKDVNYYLFRILFSEENFRLAETFGQRVLPFYSKEADFLTDFALTKLELGKYGDAIELLEKALHSKSFKTRVILAFTLLKLGGYKRAIDLVSILKTEEGIPDAVMCIVYKIIIYSNLYLKGFNEAINYWDQFLTFAVSKNLERVIKEIGFGIFMTYLYFSRYEDAKAMLSTLREYEISEAVINSVSPFIDGAIESVRLKKEMKSYDLKPIREIENYVNSWLNSSLRVEEIREAFYPKKKEGERLNVPEIIKEVQSQLELHVSKVDGILKTAGQGLSVEEEEDVCNMFVERLDSQTFLTICDELVKALGFNINQKLLTEVFVESEGVDYICTRHKEPEKYYVAIRRWGTNEIGKIAVVDINQKSIENNCDKVLIISSAPLTEEARDFVEKNSRIEFKTCKEVAGILKAIIPSI
- the rfbA gene encoding glucose-1-phosphate thymidylyltransferase RfbA, with protein sequence MRKGIILAGGSGTRLYPVTKAVSKQLLPVYDKPMIYYPFSTLLLAGIKDILIISNPEFIDLYKRLFGDGKFIGVNIEYKVQEKPRGIAEAFIIGEDFIRGSKVCLILGDNIFFGQGFTAMLERANSTEGACIFGYYVKDPRSYGVVEIDKDGKPISIEEKPLKPKSNYAVTGLYFYDEEVVSIAKSLKPSSRGELEITDVNRIYLEKNKLNVILFGRGFAWFDAGTHDGLLEASNFIETIQKRQLLYVGCIEEIAFRKGFITREQLLKLGKELEKTDYGKYLIDIAELAK
- the argF gene encoding ornithine carbamoyltransferase, which encodes MKKDFLSSKDINLQEIERLFLLSSKLKKNRSRFNSALSGKTILLIFDKPSTRTKVSFFVGISELGGVPLSIQSSELQIGRGETIEDTAKVFSRYAHGIVIRTFEQEKVEKLAKNFKYPVINALTNYEHPCQALADVFTIYEKLKKFDIKLTYLGDFNNVARSLFLMLSTLRTRELCFSGPAEFFDKNLEAEISVLSKGATKFYVELDPKKAVYGADIIYTDVWVSMGFEEQEKERETLMSPYQVNKELMSHTGKKTLFMHCLPAKRGKEVTDEVMDSDISIVFDQAENRLHTQKALLIMLYEKLRI
- a CDS encoding carboxypeptidase, whose amino-acid sequence is TAFIVTSMMRDVVIRGTGALVRSVGFYGDAAGKTGTTSYWRDAWFIGFTGSGLVTAIWFGFDKSTVSMGRGVVGGTVAAPVFGEYMREVYRKITAPPIPSPSMSGIVTVEICQESGKIASPLCTNTRSEFFIVGTEPVEECNVHLKEYVRSSESERAFEFDSKPESEKVLKDDFSDFREDLLRF